The Sorghum bicolor cultivar BTx623 chromosome 6, Sorghum_bicolor_NCBIv3, whole genome shotgun sequence genome contains the following window.
AATAACTCAACATTGCTAACTTAGTTGTTCTAAAAAAGTTATAGCATataacttatgtacataagtttaCTCCCACTATTTCCAATTATAAGGCAAAACATTTTATAACTTGGAATAGAGGGAGACATAAGTTATACAATACAACTTATGCACATAAGTTACGCAACTAATACACTAGTGTATATAGAAAGTTATACAATTATTATACACAAACAAAAGTTACACAATACAACTTAGCAGAATAAGTTAGCAACATAACCTAGCAGAATAAGTTAGCAATATAACTTATATGTTAtaagttaatatacataaattgctactagaaaaataaaaatcttcgaaacatatagaagtggggtctagttttgttcgCCTCGTCACGTTGAACACAACGGTGAAGACGGAATTAAAAATAGATACATCATTCAAAAGTTAtagtaatttgaaataaatattttgttttCTTCACGATAACGTCAAAAGCAGAGGGGAAGAGAAGTGGAAGGGAGGAGGATGGGCGGCCGGCGTACATTAGTTATCGGATCGTTCGCTAGATTGAACTGAATGACCATGAGAATGGAATTGGGCCAAAAACCACAAGTGTTTTTGCCCAAAAGCAGTTTTTCTCGTAGTACAAATCCAAAAGCACCTCACCTCCTACTTTCACTGAGGTTGTtcagtttattttttttcaaaaaccaCGAGTGACCAACCAAACGACTTTTCGCTTTCTCAAAACCCATGTTGCACAACAGCTTTTCAAAAGCTCAGAAGCTGCAGCCCTAACCAAACGCACCCCGTGACCGGGCGACTCGGTTACGCACGCTCTCGCATTGCGTCCTTGTGCGGGGATGGGCGGCCGGCCAGGCCCAATCCAATTCCGCCGAGGCAGGGCCACACGGGGACGGCTGGCGGCCCAAGTGAGCGGACATGTAGCGCGAGGCCGCGAGCTAGCCACCCTGGCCCAGTCGACGGTCCAGCCGAGCCGACAGCCGTGTGCATCACGAGCACGCTCCTTCTGGCTTTCTGggtaggaaaaaaaaaaaggaatcgTGGTACCACTAACCACTTGACACGAAGCCCGGCCTCTGCAACGGCAACGTCGCACGCCGTGGGAGTTCCTGTCCCGGTCATGTCCGTCCGTCGTCATTCGTCAAAAAGGCAAGACCTCCTTCGCCGGCCGTCGTCGCGTCCCTGCCGCCAGACGCACCCCACACCTCACCTGACCAAcctgacacacacacacacacatctcacGCCCGGCGTGGTTAGCTCGATCGTCGCTAGCTagctgcacacacacacacacacacacacacacacgtgtGCGGCAAGGTATTAAGCGGAGAGGAATCCAGGCAAGTGCCGCGCGACGGCGACGTGCAGTTGGGGGCGTCGACCAGCTAGCGGGGTGGGTGCCCAGGCCGCATCGCGCCACAGCGACGGCCGAAGCTGGCAGCCAAAGCCAAAGCCAAATGCGGCGTACGGCCCTCGCCGACTCGCCGGCTCATGAGGCGTCAGCCATCAGGTTGTCACACCACCCGCCCCGGCCGCCCCGCGCGCGCGCTCCCCCCTGAAATGAAATCACCAGGTCCACCAGACCACCACCGCGGCTCCGGACCAGCTGTTGACACGGCCGATCGACCCTCTCTGTTGCGGTTCGCTCGCTCGGTCCCCGGGCGATCGACACCGTGTATGCCCTCCGATCCTGTCGGCGGACGGGTCGATCTGCGCGCCAGTCCCAGTCCCAGACCCAGATGGTACGCGCACTGCACTGTTAGTCTGTTACCGCTTTTACGGACGCATCTGGTACGCGCGCGTCACATGTCAGTGGCACACGGTGAACTCGGAGCGTGTATTATGTAGCCTTAAGCCTCCCGATCGATGCTAGTCTACCACTGCAGCAGATCACTCGCTCCCCAGCTCCAGTCACCGCAGCGACACGTGCGTATGGCCCCGACCGCTGGATCCGGGTTACATATGCCGTGTGCGTTTCCGTGTTGCCGGCCGGAGCGACGAGGACGGAGGACACGCGACGCCGCGCTGGACCAGCCAGGGGTACAGTACAGCATCCACCTACCTActggctactactactacagggCAGCCGGGCAGGGGACACACACACCCACACAGCGCGCGGCACCAAAATCACAATCAGGCTAGCTTCCTCGCCTTGGGGAGCGCGCCTAGCGCCTAGCGACGTCATCTACTATATCCTTCTCTGGCTAGCATACACATAACACAACACACAACACGTCGAGTGTTAATTAAGAGTGGACATGGACTCCACCAGCTTCCCTGCCACTTCGACGACAGCCGCAgcgacggcggcgacgacggccGAGCCGCCTGCTGTCGTCGTCGCAGGCCCActcccgccggcggcggcgtcggcggcgtgcCGCCACCTCCCGTTCTACCGGTTCacggcctcctcgtcgtcgccaCCACCCTGGTTGTTGTTGCCTGCTTCTTCCTCTCCTTCTCCTACCGCCGCCACCGGTGCGCCGCCGGTGAgtgtgacgacgacgacgagccgaGCGCCCACCACTACCATGGCAGCgcaaccagcgccgccgccgggcgcGGGGGGAGACGTcgacgctgctgctgctgctgctgcggcggtgGTGGTTGCGGCGGAGGTGGAAGACAGGATGGACCTGCTGTGGGAGGACTTCAACGAGGAGCTGGCGCGGGCCCGCGTCGCCGGCGCCGGGCTGCAGCAGGCGCGGCGCGAGCTGTGGTCGGAGTCGGGCTCGTCGGACGCGGAGTCGTCGTCGGAGCCCGCGGCGGCTCGCGGGTGCGCGCCGGTGCTGCGGCCCTCGTCCAGGGCCGGCGGCGCGGTCCGGcactgccgccgccgcgccgggaCGTGGGTGATGCTCATGAGGATCTTCAGGAGGCTCTTCGTCATCGAGAAGACCACCGTCTCCGCGTCCGCCGCCAGGCGGCACCACGCCGCTGCCACCACGAGGGCGAGCTGATGCCAGCATGCTTGCAGCCAATTGCCTCCATGATCATGCCTGAATGCTGCTGCGCTTAGCGTGAGCTGCATCCTGCACTGCATGCATGCCTTCCTGTGCGAACGTACGCCGTACGGCCACTAGTAAATTATACTGCTATGCTACTCCATTAGACATACAAGCAAGGGGAGGATCATCTGTTCTTGACGCTGTAATTAAGTAAATAGGGTTCAGTggttcatcatcggcagatatAGAGAAATTATAGCTAGCAGTGCCATAGCAATGCCACTCCATTTCTTCAATTCATTCTCCCACTGTTAATTACTGGCACTCCATTTTTGTTAATCCTGTTTTATTTATGAATTCATCAATAGTAGAAATGTAAagggaaaaaaaaggagaaaagtCAATGCACAttcttctttttgtgcctttttTTTATTAGTCACGAGACGCTGTCTTGTGTTCATGGTATCATATTCATATCTGCGGATccgaagaaagaaagaaaggtgCACGGCTTTCTCAGGACATTTTTTTTTGGGTGTGTATTCGTGGGGATGAAAGGTGCTTGTGCTGATGCGTGTTTTTATTCAGGCGGCTCACATAAGGACAAGGGCATTAGCTCGAAATAATGAACTGACTAAAGGCAAAAGGAGACCACGGACAGGGACATCCAACCTCCTGTCTCTCAGCAGTAAGAACCCTTTTGTCCTTCCAACAATCCAAGGTAACTTCAGAAATCACAGTCGACGGACAGCTACATTGTGTAAGAATGGGAGAAGAAGGACAGCTTTTCATTAAAATGACCCAATGCAATGAAACTGCCTAGGATCAGCAGTTcagcatggccttgtttagttccaaaaaaaaatactaaatttttttttccgtcacatcgaatcttacgacggagcattaaatatagacgaatctTACgacggagcattaaatatagacgaaagtgctaccattcccgaaaccaaaaaattttgccaactaagtgccccaaaaaattttgccaactaaattgGGCACTATGACTGTTTGAGTATGCTGATTTTTTCAAGGCTGCTTAGTGCCACTGGGGCTAGAGAGTAGAGACTCACAAACTTCCTTCATCACAGCAAAAAAACTGGCACTTTTGTCTCATTGCCTGTACCATTTACTTGCATCCAAATTCAAAAACTGCACGGGCATAGGTAGGAAAGGGACAATTCTTGCAAATCATGTTGGGATCCTACCACAAGTCAATAACAAATTGGGGTCAACTAACAGCTGAATAGACAGGATATGATAGCCCACAAGGACCTAGAGCTCGTACCACTGTAAACACAGCGTGGTGGCAGCCGGGCCTACTTTCACCAACTATCTCAGGCCGATGTGTGCACCAGATTAAATACCATGCACCTTCTAGTCCAATAATAGAATGATGCAGCAATGATCAATTCTTTTTATAAACGGATTGAAtctcccaagatgatggcagaCCGAGCCAATGCAACAACTGTTATTTCCTGCGAAGTTACAACCAAGTGCCTCTGTCGAAACATGTTATCCGATCATGTCTGTCAAGTGAAAGTAACATGACTAGACCAATATGCATCAGAGGCACCAATGATGATACTTGAATTTCATacatatatagtatatatacagcaatttttttgacaaaaaaagATATATCACAAGCATTGTATGATTGCTGCCTATTAATGATGGCACCAGTAATGGAGGGTTTGGGTGCAATTATGTTGATATCTTGTTAACAGAAGGGGAGCACCTCACAATTTGCTTGATGCCACAAGATACTTTGTATGACGGGCCTGTGCCATCAATTTTCCTGTCTTTTTCTTCCTGAAATCGACAGAGACAACACCAACTGACTTTCCAGCACGCAACAACTTCCCCTCAACCTCTATTTCCTCCTGGACAATCAACCCAAAAAAGTTAACAGTATTGTCAAAAAACTTTGTAAGGAAACATAGCAGTGTGGAAACAAAGAAAAAGTTGAAAATAAAACTATTTTTCACTATGTCACCACCAAGGGCAGTGCAAAGACAGGACTAACAAAGTAACAAGTGGGGGCTATGGGCAAAAATGTCAAAAAGTCGCAGATATTTGAAACCTATACATAGAGAGTGACATTTTGATGTGTTGCACCTCTACAGTGGTGGATTTTTTAAGCTGCCCTTAGCGATAGCAAATTGGCAATTTTCACTAGCCGAAGCTGGCTTCATTTTTGTTTAACTTCTAGTAGAATAACCAAAGGACCATCAGTACAATGCGACATCTGACAGTATCAACTACCAAGATGGCTACTTTTTATACCTACCAGAAAATTTTCCAGATATAAAGTGATACAATCCTACACTGTTCAACAATGTTATCCAGAACAACACTCATTTATGTAACCATCTTTTCTGCTTACACACGCAACACATCCTACTTTAGGTAAGTACATAACCTTTAATGCAAGTTGCCAAAAGGTAAGAAGCAAAGAAGTAATAACCATTTCATCTTGCCAATCGAGCTGTTGTCATGCAATGTTCACTTACTGATATAAGTCATACAAATGTAAGCATTCAACCTTTCCAGAGGAGTAGAGGACCACGAAGCAACACTAAAGCTTCTAGAAGAATCATAAAAGAATGGCTATTTATCTATTCTAAATAAACAATCTTAGACCGAATGATACTGGCCTGGCAACAGGCACATGTGTTATGTTATGCATGAGCACAAAAAACAATAAAAAGTATGAAACAATCAGCATTGAGTCATTAATTTGGCAGTTATTAGGAAAATATCTTAATCACGCTGAAGACGGATTTCTAGCACAAGAAAGATGGATAACTGAACTGGGATTCAAAAAACCTGTTGCAAAATTAAACTAAAGACAGTTTCATAGGTTCTGAAATTATGTTATCATGAATAcatcaaattgtctacaacagaCAGACAAGAACATATACACCTTTGCCACAtcctaataaaataaaaaaactttcACTATTGAAGTTGTACCATCATTAATTACCACAAAATGCACCCTCGAGCCTCTACTAGAGACAGATATACTAATAAATTATTTCAGAATGCTAGAAAATAATAAACACAAATCCAACAACTTCCATCAAGTTGGAAGCAATTTCAGCATCCAATCCCAGCTCATCCCTACAGTCCTACTCATCAACCAACTTCACAATACAGCACATTGACTAGTATCCAGTATATAGCAGAGAAGATTCCTGAGGTATTATAGCCATAACAACTATGAGTGTGCCATTGAGATCCAAGCCCATAGCTTAGTGACAGTTTCTGACAGCCAGAAATCCATGCACAACAGCAAGCAGTAGAATTGTACAAACCATGGGCGATTGTAATTTCTAGGAGACAAACCACAACATGCTAATTTGACATTCTCCTTAAACATGCTAGAACCATGACACAGCCTAATTGTCAATAGAAAGTACAGACCTTCAAATTATCAGAGAGCAATTACTGAAAGTGAATGCCATTTCTCCAGGGAAAAAAAGGATTTCCCAATGGCCTAGCTCTAGCACTAGCAGACTAGAGCAGCATATAAGTGCCGAATCAATCCAGTTCCATCACAAATCCCGATCCCAATgaactattttttttaatacCATAATCGAACACAAAAGGAAATGTGAACCGAGAGAGAGTGGGTCTCACCCCGACTGCAGCCGCGTCGACAAAGGAGACGCTGATCTCGATGGAGACCCCGCTGCTGGGGAGCCCGCTGCAGAAGAACACGGCCGATCCCAGCTGGTCGGCGAGCGTCGCTGTGACCCCGCTGCGGAGGTACCCCACGGGACTCTGCAAGGGCAccacagatcgaaccaagcaaagcaatcaagcAGGTCAGTCAACTCCGAGTCCGTCGACACCATCTCAACCCGGAGTCGGGAGCGAAGGGAGTGCGAGGCTTACCGCAAGGCGAGGTGTCACGACGAAGGAGCAGAGGAGGCGGCCGTGCTCGGCGGCTTCGATGCTGACGCCGCTGAGGACGAAGGGGTCGTAGAAGTGGAGCCGCGCAGGGGTGGAGCCCGTGATTTTCTCTGCGGTTGCGGTGGGCTCCAGGCTTTTCCGCACCGCTTCCGGGTCCATGGTGGTGGCGCGCCGGGCGGTGAGGAGAGGGGAGGCAGCCAAGACGGCTCCGGAGACGAAAGGAGGCCGCTGCAGAGCGTGGTGGTCGGGGTGGGGGAGGGGGATGTGGGATTGCTAGGGTCATTaggctgacaggtggggccaCGGCAGTGATAGGAGCCGCACTcaggggaaaaaaaaaaagaaaaatgctcGCGTGCTCAATGTTGAGCATATGCATATTTGGATTCGCGCAACTGAGCAGGAACGATTCTATTTGGATTCCTCTTTTGGGCATGTTCGGTTGCAAGGAACGACACCTTGAAATGATTCCCGGCTGGATTGATTTGCTAATTTATATAAGCTTCATTAGCAAGAATGATTTGAGCTCCGTTCTCGGCCAAATGAACGAgcccttacataaaaacatacTGTCTCCATAAGAAAAAGTATATAATTCTGAATTTAGATCGAGTTAAACTATGAAAAGAAATACTATTAATGTATAAATTAAAGTTTGACTTATGAAAGTTTAGAAACATTCTTGCTAATTGGCTAGAAGcactaaaaaagtttgactattTTGCATGAATTGGGCAGAAACAACGAAAAGGTTGAGTGCTGGCTGGATTACAATGGCCTTATTCAGATCAGTAACGGCTTATGACAGCAAATTTCAACCAAATAAAACTAGCAACCTCAGTGTGCAATGACTTATGACAAATGGTTCCCAACTTGTAATTGGCTATTTTCTCTGAATCTCTCTATGTGCCTCACTCTCTCACAGCATAGCTACATATGACACCTTGATCAGAGTTCGTCTTTCGGAAGCTCTGACGTCGATGAAGGTGCAGTGCCctcttctacagcaccagcatcCGTCTGCGTCACTTCGTCCACGGCACCAGCTCTGGGGCCCTTGTTCTTCTTGATGAAACTGATGATGTCCTCGGCCGTTCTTCCACCATTGTAGGAATAAAGGTCACCGGTGGTCGAGTAGAAGTAGATCGTGGGATATCCCTCCACCGCCAAGTCGGTAGGGATATCGTTTGCAGTGCCATCCTGAGAAACCAAAAGGGATTTATGATAAGTAATGCCTGGTATCAGCAAGATCATACCATACCAcaacaaggaaacaaagagaaaAACAATTGAGCATTCAGTCGCAAAATGGCTCACCATCTTTGCAATGACGACGTCTTCGTCGTCTTGTAATGAGACTGCAACTTCCTCCAAGATTGGGGCCAGCTTCCGGCAATGGCCACACCAAGGTGCATAGAACTCGAGCAGTACTGTAGTAAAACAAGTTGAATGTTAAATGTAACTGAAATCTGAATGTAACCACTAATACAATCATATTGAGCTAAGGGGCACATATTACTCAGACAACCGATGGAAGTGAGAAAAACTAACCATTTTTGCCAGAGTTGAAAACGACATCATCGATACTGTCAGCCACAACGACCTTAACAGGTTGGTCATTCACCTTTGGGATTGGCTCTGACTTAACATAAGGTGTCAAGTTTCCATACTGCATGAACCAACACAAGACAGAACAAGATTGAGCAGGAAATTATTTGCCAATAAAGTACTGTGAAACAGCTCGGTAACTAAGAAACATAATAAAGTAGAAAAGGCCTCAACTATGTACTCCTTCAACCAAGGGATGATTTGATCAGGGTCAATAGTTGGATTGAGATATTTCCCACCCTGTGCAATCACAAAAAGGAGGGGCGCATCGTTCTCTTTAAGCCCAAAGTACTGAAACCATTAGCACAAGAGCTTGTTAGGCATCTAACTGTAGAAATTATTGACAAACAAATACACAGAGAAACTACAAATAGCAACCTGGAAGGCACGGTCAGCAGCTTCAACATCACCAATTAGAAAACTTATGTTATTAGCACTGAATTTCTTGGCAGCTTCTTGAATCTGATTCTTGAAGGCCTCCACTCTGTCGTCACTGAAGTTCAAGAAAAGCATTGCCTGTCCAACCATATTTCAAACGATGGTATTCATGCTTTCAGTAGATATGAAAAATAGGTCGATGCATTCGCGCAAGCAGAAATGTCAGCTCAATGCGGATAACATAACCTATTACGTATACTTATGCAGAGGAAAATGAATTACAAAAACCCAGCTCTTCCACCTAACATACAGCTCGTATATTCAAATTCTGAAGGAGCAAACAGAACATAATCACAATTGTGTTActcactttggcactaggagtgCTGTAGTATCTCTCAAGAAACTTATGGTTGGTTGGATCAGCATCGAATGTAACTACTGCTGGGAAACCAGACACGTCAATGAATTTTTCAAGAGCATCCGTATCAAAATCCTGAAAAAGATCAAGAATGGTGTTTTAGTGCTAGTGTGTTACTGTGTTCAGTCATGAATTAGCATTGAATTATACATGAAAAAGGAATGTACCCGTGAATCAGCAAAGAGCTCGTCAAATGGTTTGAAGAGACGAACAACAGGGCCCTTGATAGTCTGATCACCACGTGGCAGAATGCTTGCGTCTGACGTGTGAAAGAAATCATAGTCTGACCGTTTTTTCTCTGCCACGGCCATGAAATTCTCATACTCCACGCCAGCAAACTCGGGGAAAACTCCAACCTGCAACAGAAGTTTCATATGGACATGGCATGCATCAAATTCGCATCCATCACTCTCCCATGGCATCCACGAAACAGAAGACATTATTCTTAACAGTGGTGAAAACCTACAAGAACCACCCCCTTGTCACCGATGGACGACTGAGCAGCCTCCGCCGAACTGAGCTCGATGGAAGCTGGGCCGACCTGCTTCTTGAGGTACCCCACAATGCCATCGGCGTCCCTCGGACCACCATAGCCACGTACATCCTTCCCTCCGTTCTCTATGATCTTGATGGTGGGGTACGCATGCACCTGGTACTTGTCCTTGATCTCCTTGTTCCTCTCGTCGTACGCGTCCACTTTGGCGAGCACCAACGGCGGGTCGTGATTCCTCAGAACAGCAGCTGCCTTCTCGTACTGCATGCATGGTATCACGGACATGGCACAAAACAAATTAAAACACACATGACATGTCCCTGCGTTGCATCCTCCGGGGCAACCAGGCAAGCCCGGCAGTCTAGCACAGCGGCCCGTATGAAAGGAGCAGCGAGTTGTTACCTCTGGAGCGAGTTGCTTGCAGTGGCCACACCTGCGGATAAGTTACCATTACTCCATTAGCCAAGAGTTGAGACAGAGCACGGCTGCTCAGAGAATGGAGTCACTGAGCCGTACATACCATGGCGCGTAGAACTCGACGACGATGAACTGGTGCTTGGCCACCACCTCCGAGAAGTTACTGGCGTCAAGCGTCAGGACCACCTCGCCCAGCTCCACGGCGGTCTCCACCTCAGCCAAGACAGGACCAGAGAGGAGAACGGCAGCGAGGAGGATGGTGAACGGAAGCACCAGGGAGACAGCCATTGCTTAAGCTGCAACTAAAAGTGCCCTGCTGAGGGTAGAACCCGAGTTAATATATGCCAGGGTATTGCATTGCATTTGCAGGGATCTCGAGGAAGTCAATGGGAGCTTTGTTTGCTAGCTTCTCTTTGACTCTATGTCTATGAACTTTGCCTTCAAAAGACATTAGTGAGCCTCGTTCATCTTTTTTTTCCCCTTCAGCAAATGATAGCCTGTAGCTTGTAAGTGCTATCAAGTATTGATAGTACAGCGCCTTTTGTGTGCAAGTGGCATATCACCTTTGTAAATTAGAGTTATGCGCTAGAAGCACACCAAATTTTTTTGTAAGTTTTGCAAGTACAAGGTACTTGGCGTTCTTGCCATCCCTAGGAGATTAAAAATGATTTACAGGAAAATACATAACACAGTTAATCTAAGAGTAACTGCAGACTGCTAACGCTAATGCTCACCATCTGAAAATGCCAGCAGTAACAGCTCCAGCTTCTTATTCCCACCAGGCACCAGGGGCGGGTGGCGGGCTTCATCCTGAATTCCAGAGAGGATTCCAGACTCAGAGCGGCCCTGTCTACTGAACACTCTGTTTTCCTTTCTTTCCAAATTTCCCAGATTGTGAGGATGATCAGGGACCTGAGACCCAGCACCAGAGAAGGCCGACCTTGCTTGTTAACTGAATGTTTGAATGTAGCAATCCTGCAGGGAGGTAGCCGACTACTAGGTGGAAGGTTACACCCCTCATGCCACAGTCAAATCACCGCCACTGCCCATGCCATCATTATTACTGGACGCTCTATGCTAGGTGCGTTGCCATCTCCAAGTTCCTGATACATAATTGGCAGAAATAtgaattcaaaatttttcaaatcaaaaggaaaaaaagaataCGAAGAGCCATCCACACGTTTGCATCCGTGCTGCCGTCCATACATGTTCTTGTAGGGACATCCTCACATCCATACAAAGAATTTACGACTTCGCGTCGCTGATGGCTTCCAAATGTGTGTAGCTATTGCCGAAATTACCGTTTCCCTGAATTTCAGAAAATATGAAGAGCGTGTGAAGTACTCACCATTCTCATTTGCAGTCCACACACTGTGATCAGGCTGGTCAGATGTAGGATCCACATTGAAATCTTGCTACTGGACGAACAGCTTGACAAATTTCTCAAATAAAGGAAAAGTGAGGACATGGTCCAAATCTGGAAATCCATCTACGATTATGTGAGCCTCAGCCATTGTATTCTTCCTTCTGGCGTGCGCGATTATGTGAGCCTCAGCCATTGTATTCTTCCTTCTGGCATGCGCAAACAGGGACGGGAAGAGTGCCGACAGTGTGTCTTCTCGAACCCAACTAGTCCAGAAACATGCTGTGTCCTATGAGTCTGTTGTTCAGTTGGACAACAATAGCTGCATTGAAAAGAGCAATATTAGTAATGCTCTACAGGCAGGGGCATGCCAATCCAAGGGTGCTCTAGTGCAACCCATTCAAACCACAGCCACCATAAGCGTTGAGCTCGCGTGTAGCATTCAAGGTCAAGTATGCTAAGGCCGGCCATTTCTAATAGCTGACACATTGTTGTCCAAGGCACTTTGTATTTACCCGAGGAGAGTTCCTAATCCCCCACCCAAAGGAAACATCTCCGTAGCTTATCCCATTCTTTGAAAAAATCATTTTATCTGGTTGAGAACAGTGACCAGATAGGTTGGTTGGGAGCTTAAAATCGATCTGAAAActcgcctctctctctctctctctctctcttactaGGTAAAAAGATGATCCTTTCTGTCAACCAACTTGCTTTTGGCCCTGTCCTGTAAGTACTGTGGATGTACTAACCTTGGCAATACAATCTCAAGTTGTCAACGCCTACTTCTGAAGTCATCTGACTTTCTACTTCTATCCACAGGCTTCAGAGCAGTAATTCATCAAGCCATCATCAATTTCATCTATACTCGTTCTGCCCATCTCCATCTGAATTATTCTTAAAGTATTGTGTATCTCATTCCTGCATGGATGTCGTTTGTCTCGTGCTAGAAACACATTCATTTTCCTTCCTATCTCAATCCAACTACACCCTGGCTGCTTACTGACACCCCTGTCCTTCATGGATCTCCTCACTCTAAAAACTTCTGCCCATTTGCCCATCTCAGCGTACATATTCGAGAGAAGGACATAGGGTCCAGAGTTCTGAGGATCAAGCTCAAACAATCTCCCAGCTGTCCATTCCCCCAACTCAACATTCTTATGCAGCCTGCAAGCACCTAGCAGAGAAGCCCAGAGCACAGAGTCAGGTTCCATTGGCATGTCGTTTATGAGCTCCTCAGCTTCTTTGAGATGACC
Protein-coding sequences here:
- the LOC8080314 gene encoding protein disulfide isomerase-like 1-2, translated to MAVSLVLPFTILLAAVLLSGPVLAEVETAVELGEVVLTLDASNFSEVVAKHQFIVVEFYAPWCGHCKQLAPEYEKAAAVLRNHDPPLVLAKVDAYDERNKEIKDKYQVHAYPTIKIIENGGKDVRGYGGPRDADGIVGYLKKQVGPASIELSSAEAAQSSIGDKGVVLVGVFPEFAGVEYENFMAVAEKKRSDYDFFHTSDASILPRGDQTIKGPVVRLFKPFDELFADSRDFDTDALEKFIDVSGFPAVVTFDADPTNHKFLERYYSTPSAKAMLFLNFSDDRVEAFKNQIQEAAKKFSANNISFLIGDVEAADRAFQYFGLKENDAPLLFVIAQGGKYLNPTIDPDQIIPWLKEYIYGNLTPYVKSEPIPKVNDQPVKVVVADSIDDVVFNSGKNVLLEFYAPWCGHCRKLAPILEEVAVSLQDDEDVVIAKMDGTANDIPTDLAVEGYPTIYFYSTTGDLYSYNGGRTAEDIISFIKKNKGPRAGAVDEVTQTDAGAVEEGTAPSSTSELPKDEL
- the LOC8075830 gene encoding uncharacterized protein LOC8075830 — encoded protein: MDSTSFPATSTTAAATAATTAEPPAVVVAGPLPPAAASAACRHLPFYRFTASSSSPPPWLLLPASSSPSPTAATGAPPVSVTTTTSRAPTTTMAAQPAPPPGAGGDVDAAAAAAAAVVVAAEVEDRMDLLWEDFNEELARARVAGAGLQQARRELWSESGSSDAESSSEPAAARGCAPVLRPSSRAGGAVRHCRRRAGTWVMLMRIFRRLFVIEKTTVSASAARRHHAAATTRAS
- the LOC8075831 gene encoding acyl-coenzyme A thioesterase 13, yielding MDPEAVRKSLEPTATAEKITGSTPARLHFYDPFVLSGVSIEAAEHGRLLCSFVVTPRLASPVGYLRSGVTATLADQLGSAVFFCSGLPSSGVSIEISVSFVDAAAVGEEIEVEGKLLRAGKSVGVVSVDFRKKKTGKLMAQARHTKYLVASSKL